The Oreochromis niloticus isolate F11D_XX linkage group LG13, O_niloticus_UMD_NMBU, whole genome shotgun sequence genome has a window encoding:
- the LOC106096653 gene encoding flocculation protein FLO11, producing MNVSPVELAEPKTVILHQTHLHTATSIVAPQNCFNQPVHSEVSQSELSHTPPPSSALDVTVHDEQHKPSETECSLGDAPSRDCLMFQPFLSSDISDIPQPTPQPAIALSAPQRVTENETCVAEQANVTSTPSVLPEPGDTETNSLSAAMNSLIFEPALVSVTPSVALSVSQALVFPVPQLESANSDTTCVTSPSPVPAKHETVSVFPCGLLETVYSMPAKVKSRKVLSAIHTLAKEFGLSTAELVAQVNFSVPRSCQFNSVHHAFRPSFMDTMCTTSRATSCTTVCSVISHPGYPDTACVNSPVPVTVPELTLPKTANYKMDSLRTAELLKSACHKSLIAITVFGTINLVYPVSVAVPVLRSPPPVPVPRAARAQLPLAPVSVPRVRVAEVQLVPASVSSLAEAPFIPAPVPAHRVGLMDTQPLPAPVPAPRVRSAVTLPTPAPVSVPRVGAAEVQLAPAPTPAPRVKAARAQFVPAPVSVPRVGMAGVRPGPAPIPVPRRRAAKTRTPAQSQVQLPAVSPSLQLALLSIAQLLAQQPAQSLPSSAESSCVLTQPVKDCVVLTKLGQTVCTALHSPSRCILSRLRALCSYS from the exons ATGAATGTTTCACCTGTGgagttagctgaaccaaagacTGTTATCTTACACCAGACTCACCTACATACTGCTACCAGCATTGTAGCCCCGCAGAACTGTTTTAATCAGCCTGTACATTCTGAGGTTTCCCAGTCTGAGCTCAgccacacaccaccaccatcatcggcTCTAGATGTAACCGTGCATGATGAGCAGCACAAACCATCTGAGACTGAGTGTTCTCTAGGTGATGCTCCTTCCCGTGACTGTCTCATGTTCCAGCCATTTTTGTCTTCAGACATTTCTGACATTCCCCAGCCAACCCCTCAACCAGCTATTGCTCTCTCAGCTCCCCAAAGAGTTACTGAGAATGAGACCTGTGTTGCTGAGCAAGCCAATGTAACATCTACTCCTAGCGTTCTGCCTGAGCCAGGTGACACAGAGACTAATAGTCTTTCCGCTGCTATGAACAGTTTAATCTTTGAACCAGCTCTGGTATCTGTGACTCCCAGTGTTGCTCTGTCAGTTTCTCAGGCTCTGGTTTTTCCTGTGCCACAACTCGAAAGTGCTAACTCGGACACTACCTGTGTAACCTCGCCTTCTCCCGTGCCTGCTAAGCATGagactgtttctgtttttccttgtgGACTCCTTGAAACTGTGTATTCCATGCCTGCTAAGGTTAAGAGCCGTAAGGTTTTGTCTGCTATACATACACTGGCAAAAGAATTTGGTTTGAGCACTGCAGAGCTGGTTGCACAGGTTAACTTTTCTGTTCCCCGGTCGTGTCAGTTTAACTCTGTGCACCATGCTTTTCGGCCAAGTTTCATGGACACTATGTGTACCACGTCTCGGGCTACATCTTGTACGACTGTGTGTAGTGTTATTTCACATCCAGGTTATCCAGACACTGCTTGTGTGAATTCTCCAGTACCTGTGACTGTTCCTGAACTCACTCTTCCTAAGACTGCTAACTATAAGATGGACAGCTTAAGAACAGCAGAGTTGCTGAAATCAGCCTGCCATAAGTCTCTGATAGCTATTACGGTGTTCGGCACCATCAACCTAGTTTACCCTGTGTCAGTTGCTGTTCCTGTGCTTCGCTCTCCACCTCCGGTTCCTGTACCCAGGGCAGCGCGGGCCCAGCTTCCCCTTGCACCCGTATCAGTTCCTCGGGTGAGGGTGgctgaggtccagctggtccctgcATCTGTCTCCAGCTTGGCAGAGGCTCCATTCATCCCGGCACCCGTACCTGCTCATCGGGTGGGGTTGATGGACACCCAGCCATTGCCTGCACCTGTTCCGGCTCCCCGGGTGAGGTCAGCTGTGACCCTGCCGACTCCTGCACCCGTCTCAGTTCCTCGGGTGGGAGCAGCAGAGGTCCAGCTAGCTCCTGCACCTACGCCGGCCCCCAGGGTTAAGGCTGCAAGAGCCCAGTTCGTCCCTGCACCCGTATCTGTTCCTCGGGTGGGGATGGCTGGTGTTCGGCCAGGCCCTGCACCCATTCCTGTTCCCCGGAGGAGAGCAGCCAAGACTCGGACACCTGCTCAGTCACAAGTTCAACTACCTGCTGTTTCACCATCACTACAACTTGCACTTTTGTCCATAGCG CAGTTATTAGCTCAGCAACCTGCTCAGTCACTGCCGTCCTCTGCTGAAAGCTCTTGTGTGCTCACTCAGCCAGTTAAGGACTGCGTGGTGCTGACAAAGCTTGGACAGACTGtttgcactgcactgcacagcCCCAGCCGTTGCATCCTAAGCCGACTGCGTGCCCTGTGCAGCTACAGTTAG
- the LOC112842026 gene encoding uncharacterized protein LOC112842026: MITYIEVQCCTVDDTVYTVKYCKKNKQTDDNMWLYVSRMTRRPSGGGRQRLFTQQQELAVVDLVRADNAIRLHQLRKTILAGRQVFNNITHVSITTIRRILGKHSITMKQLYRVPFERNSDRVKGRQAEYVRRILAMDGAAQSHEFIFIDEAGFDLCKTRRRGRNVIGQRAIVHIPGQRGGNITLCAAISLRGLLHHHAKLGPYNSNIYSHF, encoded by the exons ATGATTACTTATATTGAAGTACAGTGTTGTACAGTGGAtgatacagtatatacagtaaagTACTGTAAGAAAAATAAGCAAACCGATGACAATATGTGGTTGTATGTCTCTAGAATGACTCGAAGACCTTCTGGGGGAGGACGCCAACGCCTGTTCACACAACAGCAGGAACTTGCCGTTGTGGACCTAGTGAGGGCAGACAATGCCATCCGTCTCCACCAGCTACGAAAGACAATACTTGCAGGCAGGCAAGTGTTCAACAACATAACCCATGTGAGCATCACCACCATCAGACGCATCCTGGGAAAACACAGCATCACCATGAAGCAGCTCTACAGAGTCCCATTTGAGAGGAACAGTGACAGGGTCAAAGGACGTCAAGCTGAATATGTACGG AGAATCTTGGCCATGGATGGAGCTGCACAGTctcatgaattcattttcattgaTGAAGCTGGATTCGACCTGTGCAAAACAAGACGACGGGGTCGTAATGTAATTGGCCAAAGGGCAATTGTGCACATCCCAGGGCAGCGCGGGGGAAATATTACATTGTGTGCCGCCATAAGCCTTCGAGGGCTTCTGCATCATCATGCAAAACTAGGTCCATACAATAGCAACATATACTCACATTTCTAG